In Nicotiana tabacum cultivar K326 chromosome 11, ASM71507v2, whole genome shotgun sequence, a single window of DNA contains:
- the LOC107812596 gene encoding uncharacterized protein LOC107812596, whose translation MARNEEKAQSMLNRFITMKEEEKKKPKERRPYLASECRDLAEADKWRQQIMREIGRKVAEIQNEGLGEHRLRDLNDEINKLIREKGHWERRIIELGGPNYTKHSAKMTDLEGNIVDVPNPGGRGPGYRYFGAAKKLPGVRELFEKPPELRKRRTRYDIYKRIDASYYGYRDEEDGILEKLEGPAEKKMQAAAVKEWMEMEEIKREAMKAVKSGEVVEVGLGSKILFEEEEDVIEEERRQKEREEEKEKEFVVHVPLPDEKEIERMVVEQKKMELLSKYASEDLMEEQMEAKAMLNIQR comes from the exons ATGGCGCGTAATGAAGAGAAAGCTCAGTCAATGTTAAATCGATTCATCacaatgaaagaagaagaaaagaaaaagcccAAAGAACGGCGCCCATATTTAGCCTCAGAGTGTCGAGATTTAGCTGAAGCAGACAAATGGAGGCAGCAAATTATGCGAGAAATCGGTCGAAAAGTAGCCGAGATCCAAAACGAAGGATTAGGAGAACACAGATTAAGAGACCTAAATGATGAGATTAATAAGTTGATTAGAGAAAAAGGACATTGGGAAAGGAGGATTATTGAACTTGGTGGGCCTAATTATACTAAGCATTCGGCTAAAATGACGGATTTGGAAGGGAATATTGTTGATGTTCCAAACCCGGGTGGACGTGGTCCTGGGTATAGGTATTTTGGTGCTGCGAAGAAGTTGCCTGGTGTTAGGGAGTTGTTTGAGAAACCTCCTGAATTGCGAAAACGAAGAACAAG GTATGATATATACAAGAGGATTGATGCCAGCTACTACGGGTACAGAGATGAAGAGGATGGAATATTGGAGAAGTTGGAGGGACCAGCAGAGAAGAAGATGCAGGCTGCAGCTGTGAAAGAATGGATGGAGATGGAAGAGATAAAGAGGGAAGCCATGAAGGCGGTAAAAAGTGGGGAGGTAGTGGAGGTGGGTTTGGGATCAAAGATATTGTTCGAGGAGGAAGAGGATGTGATCGAGGAGGAGAGGAGGCAAAAGGAGAGggaggaggagaaagaaaaagaatttgtGGTACATGTACCATTGCCGGACGAGAAGGAGATTGAAAGGATGGTAGTGGAGCAGAAGAAGATGGAGCTCTTGAGCAAGTATGCTAGTGAGGATTTAATGGAAGAGCAAATGGAAGCTAAGGCCATGCTCAACATTCAAAGGTAG